One genomic segment of Paenibacillus durus includes these proteins:
- a CDS encoding SpoVR family protein, with product MPSDEIQALEKAIAEITEIASGFGLDFYPMRYEICPADIIYTFGAYGMPTRFGHWSFGKTFHKMKSQYDFGLSKIYELVINSNPCYAFLLDGNSLVQNKLIVAHVLAHCDFFKNNMRFSESNRNMVESMSATADRIAEYTVKYGTDTVESFIDAVLAIQEHIDPSLIRQSKPGNSRLVEGRLKERRESAQDILDANPYEELWQLDKTEASAEKSGTGHKAFPPEPEKDVVWFIQHYSTALEDWQRDIMTMLHDEMLYFWPQMETKIMNEGWASYWHQRIMRELDLTAEETVEYAKLNSAVVQPSRQSLNPYYLGLKILEDIERRWDRDKIFEVRELDSDISFIRSYLTKELVEDLDLYVFEKKGPEWKITDKAWENVRDQLVQARINGGSPYLVVQDGNFERNGELYIAHRYEGIELDLKYLERTLPHIYSLWGKTVHLETVIEDKKACFSYDGKKVLRKFV from the coding sequence ATGCCCAGCGATGAGATACAGGCGCTTGAGAAGGCTATAGCCGAGATTACGGAAATCGCCTCCGGGTTCGGCCTGGATTTCTATCCCATGCGCTACGAAATTTGCCCTGCCGATATTATTTATACGTTCGGAGCTTATGGAATGCCGACCCGTTTCGGTCATTGGAGCTTCGGAAAGACGTTTCACAAAATGAAATCCCAGTATGATTTCGGGCTGAGCAAAATATACGAATTGGTCATCAACTCCAATCCGTGCTACGCCTTCCTGCTTGACGGCAACTCTCTGGTCCAGAACAAGCTGATTGTCGCCCATGTGCTGGCACACTGTGATTTTTTCAAAAATAATATGCGCTTCTCGGAGTCTAACCGCAATATGGTCGAGAGCATGTCGGCCACAGCCGATCGGATCGCCGAGTACACCGTCAAGTATGGGACGGACACGGTCGAGAGCTTCATCGACGCCGTTCTGGCCATCCAGGAGCATATCGATCCCAGCCTGATTCGGCAGAGCAAGCCGGGCAATAGCCGTCTTGTGGAGGGGCGGTTGAAGGAGCGCCGGGAATCGGCACAGGACATCCTCGATGCCAACCCTTATGAGGAGCTTTGGCAGCTCGACAAAACCGAAGCCTCCGCCGAGAAATCCGGAACCGGACACAAAGCCTTCCCTCCGGAACCGGAGAAGGATGTGGTCTGGTTCATTCAGCATTACTCCACTGCGCTGGAGGACTGGCAGCGCGACATTATGACGATGCTGCATGACGAAATGCTCTACTTCTGGCCGCAGATGGAGACGAAGATTATGAACGAAGGCTGGGCTTCCTACTGGCATCAGCGCATCATGCGGGAGCTGGATCTGACGGCGGAGGAGACGGTCGAGTATGCCAAGCTCAATTCCGCGGTCGTGCAGCCCTCCCGTCAGAGCTTGAACCCGTATTATCTGGGCTTGAAGATCTTAGAGGATATCGAGCGCCGCTGGGACCGGGACAAAATATTCGAGGTGCGCGAGCTGGATTCCGATATTTCCTTTATCCGCAGCTATCTGACCAAAGAATTGGTCGAGGATCTCGACTTGTACGTCTTCGAGAAGAAAGGCCCCGAATGGAAAATCACCGACAAGGCCTGGGAAAATGTCAGGGATCAGCTGGTACAGGCGCGGATCAACGGCGGTTCGCCCTATCTGGTCGTCCAGGACGGCAACTTTGAGCGCAACGGCGAGCTGTACATCGCACACCGCTATGAGGGCATCGAGCTGGACCTGAAGTACCTGGAGCGCACACTGCCTCATATTTACTCACTGTGGGGCAAGACCGTCCATCTGGAGACCGTCATCGAAGACAAAAAGGCCTGCTTCTCCTATGACGGCAAAAAGGTGCTGCGTAAGTTCGTCTAA
- a CDS encoding PAS domain-containing hybrid sensor histidine kinase/response regulator, with protein MHKDKDKASVLKQLIAEEGVYRELYEQNPDCIYVLDLRGRCIGANRSAERLTGYSFREVTGIQNKALLFGSRTEAGRHFSLACEGDKSSCQLKFIKKSGVVASAELTYIPVRAEGEVVGIFAVIRNITDVNGSAVYDAAEAGTTHPERDSGLRDSRSLILNSVTEGIFGLDRSGKIIFINRTAMLMLGYSSKEIIGIHSLSHIHHTRPDGSSYCPKECPIMMTIEDGSPRSMNEEIFWRKDGTSFWVNYTVSPIMEHDHIEGVVVAFSDITNEREIIRAKESAEQASRAKSEFLAMISHEIRTPMNGMIGMADLLLESELGEDQRTYAEILRSSSYSLLNILNDILDFSKIEAGKMPLEPEQFDLREMLGAVIDLFTPKAEEKGLALRWWADTSVPEMIKADPSRLRQIIVNLVGNGLKFTEKGSVTLSVKNILLPESPTYLLEFSVRDTGVGIAEDKLGLLFQSFSQLHPSINRKYGGTGLGLAICKQLVELMGGTIFVESEEARGSIFRFMLPFVKEEAEVPGLLYT; from the coding sequence GTGCATAAGGATAAGGATAAGGCTTCTGTTTTAAAACAGTTAATTGCCGAAGAAGGCGTGTATAGAGAATTGTACGAGCAGAATCCGGACTGCATCTACGTTCTGGATCTTCGGGGCCGCTGCATCGGCGCCAACCGTTCCGCTGAACGGCTGACTGGTTACTCCTTCAGGGAGGTTACGGGGATTCAGAATAAAGCGCTTTTGTTCGGAAGCCGGACCGAAGCCGGGCGCCATTTTTCTCTTGCCTGCGAGGGCGACAAGTCCTCATGTCAATTAAAGTTTATCAAAAAATCCGGCGTCGTCGCCTCGGCGGAACTGACTTATATTCCGGTCAGAGCGGAGGGCGAAGTGGTCGGCATATTTGCCGTTATCCGGAATATTACGGACGTGAACGGTTCGGCAGTATATGACGCGGCCGAGGCGGGGACCACTCATCCAGAGAGAGATTCCGGGCTTCGGGATTCACGAAGTCTTATTTTGAACTCGGTTACAGAAGGCATCTTCGGACTCGACAGAAGCGGGAAGATCATCTTCATTAATAGAACCGCAATGCTTATGCTTGGTTACTCCAGCAAAGAGATTATCGGCATCCACAGCCTTTCGCATATTCACCATACCCGGCCCGACGGCTCCAGCTACTGTCCGAAGGAATGCCCGATTATGATGACGATCGAGGACGGGTCTCCCCGGAGCATGAATGAGGAAATTTTTTGGCGTAAGGATGGCACCAGCTTTTGGGTGAATTACACAGTATCCCCGATCATGGAACATGACCATATTGAAGGTGTGGTGGTTGCCTTCAGCGATATTACGAACGAGAGAGAAATCATCCGGGCTAAAGAATCGGCAGAGCAGGCTTCCCGGGCAAAGTCAGAGTTTCTGGCCATGATCAGCCATGAAATCCGGACGCCGATGAACGGCATGATCGGGATGGCCGATCTGCTGCTGGAAAGCGAGCTGGGGGAAGATCAGCGGACGTATGCGGAGATTCTGCGAAGCAGCAGCTACAGTCTGCTGAATATTTTGAACGATATTCTCGATTTCAGCAAGATTGAAGCCGGCAAGATGCCGCTGGAGCCCGAACAGTTCGACCTCAGAGAGATGCTCGGCGCCGTTATAGACCTGTTCACTCCAAAGGCGGAGGAGAAGGGGCTGGCGCTACGCTGGTGGGCGGATACAAGTGTGCCTGAGATGATCAAGGCCGACCCGAGCCGTCTTCGGCAAATTATTGTTAATCTGGTCGGCAATGGGCTGAAATTCACCGAGAAAGGAAGCGTGACGCTGTCTGTCAAGAACATTCTGCTTCCGGAATCACCGACTTATCTGCTTGAATTCTCCGTAAGGGATACCGGCGTCGGCATTGCCGAGGACAAGCTCGGCCTGCTGTTCCAGTCATTCTCTCAATTACATCCATCGATTAACCGCAAATACGGGGGGACGGGCTTGGGACTCGCAATCTGCAAACAGCTCGTGGAACTGATGGGCGGGACGATCTTTGTGGAGAGCGAGGAAGCGCGCGGTTCCATCTTTAGATTCATGCTGCCCTTCGTGAAAGAAGAGGCGGAAGTACCAGGCTTATTATACACATGA